Proteins encoded in a region of the Myxococcales bacterium genome:
- a CDS encoding FAD-dependent oxidoreductase: MTTSDGRRALVVGAGIFGVTAALELRARGLDVTLLDPGPLPHPLAESTDISKVIRLDYGADDLAMALMETALDGWRQWNARWNADGGRSLFHECGVAFLTRTPMALGAVAAPDGHPLGGFEAESYQALLRRGHAPQRLGAAEIHARYPAWREGAFVDGYFNPEGGWAESGAVVATLAREAESRGVRLCRGLTCAGLLERGARVAGVVTREGATLEADHVVVAAGTWTPRLLPHLGGALRSVGQPVFHLAPRDPSPFGTARFPVFGADIAQTGYYGFPVQPNGVVKIANHGVGRDVDPGDVASTDSELGRPSASSPRRRSRRCARSCATRSRGSSTPRSWALASASTATCGTSSSSSRAIRSARASRSRRAARATRSSSRPCSAASSQTRRSASLTQPSSASRGAPSGPPRPARPRATTDNPERARARRVRSRSAVVPGAVGPAPPRLRFTAPRVASIRDSAVAGAVLERARHLSARRVARVRSHSGRADRGEPRLGRARGGRQAGQGLPRGSGRSAGDHLGQLEGLHRGPPPRRRRAPDARALRLREPRAPVEGGKRADHGRLLPRAQGDVSRTAPLRAVSRRGPHGGHRGVASRGIHPGHLREDAARRRPSRLPGRPGTLTRSRRVDVRRAQPGDGRTTRRLGKSTSARTAGIQRKYAFIAPTTPRADPSPSALASPVAFARLTGPATSARSSPVAARFKPFAAAPQTRTGPTMPDASADPTPMERRLMGGATPILPVGPGVGVRVNSPLCRFTTTRAGELADFATSPLSCGQSRMGTSLTDTMRVVVLHSRARPGRPPRPRPACSPRPRPGSRPP, translated from the coding sequence ATGACGACCTCGGACGGAAGGCGCGCGCTCGTCGTCGGCGCGGGGATCTTCGGCGTGACCGCGGCCCTCGAGCTCCGCGCGCGCGGCCTCGACGTGACGCTCCTCGATCCCGGGCCCCTGCCCCACCCGCTGGCCGAGTCGACCGACATCAGCAAGGTCATTCGTCTCGACTACGGGGCCGACGACCTCGCCATGGCGCTCATGGAGACCGCGCTCGACGGCTGGCGCCAGTGGAACGCGCGCTGGAACGCCGACGGAGGGAGGTCGCTGTTTCACGAGTGCGGTGTCGCGTTCCTCACGCGAACGCCGATGGCCCTGGGCGCCGTGGCGGCTCCCGACGGCCACCCCCTTGGCGGCTTCGAGGCGGAGAGCTACCAGGCGCTCCTGCGCCGAGGCCACGCGCCTCAGCGCCTCGGCGCGGCCGAGATCCACGCCCGCTACCCCGCGTGGCGAGAGGGCGCCTTCGTCGACGGGTATTTCAACCCCGAGGGCGGCTGGGCCGAGAGCGGCGCGGTGGTCGCCACGCTCGCGCGCGAGGCCGAGTCGCGGGGAGTCCGGCTCTGCCGCGGGCTCACGTGCGCGGGGCTCCTCGAGCGTGGCGCGCGCGTCGCGGGGGTCGTCACACGCGAGGGCGCGACCCTGGAGGCAGACCACGTGGTCGTGGCCGCCGGCACGTGGACCCCGAGGCTCCTCCCACACCTCGGCGGCGCGCTCCGCTCGGTGGGTCAGCCGGTGTTCCACCTCGCGCCGCGCGACCCGTCACCCTTCGGGACGGCGCGATTCCCGGTGTTCGGCGCCGACATCGCCCAGACTGGCTATTATGGATTCCCGGTGCAGCCCAACGGCGTCGTGAAGATAGCGAATCACGGCGTCGGTCGCGACGTCGACCCCGGCGACGTGGCGAGCACGGACTCCGAGCTCGGGCGCCCGAGCGCGTCGTCTCCGCGGCGGAGGTCGAGGCGCTGCGCGCGTTCCTGCGCGACACGTTCCCGGGGCTCGTCGACGCCCCGATCGTGGGCACTCGCCTCTGCGTCTACGGCGACATGTGGGACGAGCAGTTCCTCATCGCGCGCGATCCGGAGCGCGCGGGCCTCACGGTCGCGGCGGGCGGCTCGGGCCACGCGTTCAAGTTCGCGCCCGTGCTCGGCGGCCTCATCGCAGACGCGACGCTCGGCGTCCCTCACCCAGCCCTCGAGCGCTTCGCGTGGCGCCCCCTCAGGGCCGCCGCGCCCGGCGAGGCCGCGCGCCACCACGGATAACCCTGAACGTGCGCGAGCGCGCAGGGTTCGTTCAAGGAGTGCAGTAGTGCCTGGCGCTGTCGGACCCGCGCCTCCCCGCTTGCGGTTCACGGCCCCCCGGGTAGCGTCGATCCGTGACAGCGCAGTCGCCGGAGCGGTTCTCGAGCGCGCACGCCACCTTTCAGCCAGGCGCGTGGCGCGTGTACGGTCTCATTCGGGGCGCGCCGACCGAGGCGAACCACGGCTGGGGCGAGCGCGCGGAGGACGGCAGGCGGGTCAAGGTCTACCGCGCGGATCCGGGCGCTCCGCCGGCGACCACCTCGGCCAACTGGAAGGGCTACACCGAGGTCCTCCACCTCGGCGCCGACGGGCGCCTGACGCTCGTGCGCTTCGACTACGCGAACCGAGAGCTCCCGTCGAGGGTGGTAAACGAGCGGATCACGGGCGACTTCTTCCTCGTGCTCAAGGCGACGTTTCGCGGACCGCGCCTCTACGTGCGGTTTCGCGACGGGGTCCTCACGGAGGACACCGCGGGGTGGCTTCACGAGGAATCCACCCCGGGCACCTTCGAGAGGACGCTGCGCGAAGGCGCCCATCCCGACTTCCCGGACGCCCCGGAACACTGACCCGTTCGCGGCGAGTCGACGTTCGCCGCGCTCAGCCGGGCGACGGTCGCACGACGCGGCGCCTCGGAAAGAGCACGAGCGCGAGGACCGCTGGGATCCAGAGAAAATACGCGTTCATCGCGCCAACCACGCCGAGGGCCGACCCAAGCCCCTCGGCGCTCGCCTCACCGGTGGCCTTCGCGAGGCTCACCGGTCCGGCGACCTCCGCGCGCTCTTCACCCGTGGCGGCGCGTTTCAAGCCCTTCGCCGCCGCCCCCCAGACCCGCACCGGCCCCACGATGCCGGACGCGAGCGCCGACCCGACGCCGATGGAGCGCCGACTCATGGGCGGGGCGACGCCGATCTTGCCGGTCGGGCCCGGCGTGGGCGTCAGGGTCAACTCCCCATTATGCCGCTTCACCACGACGCGCGCCGGCGAGCTGGCCGATTTCGCGACCTCTCCCCTCAGCTGCGGCCAGTCGCGAATGGGGACGTCGTTGACCGACACGATGCGTGTCGTTGTCCTGCACTCCCGCGCTCGGCCGGGCCGCCCGCCACGACCACGACCCGCATGCTCTCCTCGTCCACGACCTGGCTCCCGGCCGCCGTGA